Proteins from a single region of Urocitellus parryii isolate mUroPar1 chromosome 4, mUroPar1.hap1, whole genome shotgun sequence:
- the LOC144254472 gene encoding steroid transmembrane transporter SLC22A24-like, whose protein sequence is MSFDELLDQAGGLGRFQIFQLVLFCVINILTYPHIVLENFTAAIPDHRCWVQILDNDTVSGNVTRTLSQDALLRISIPLDSNLKPEKCHRFIHPQWHLLHLNETVANKTEPDTEPCVDGWVYDRSYFPSTIITEWDLVCESQSLKSVVQTLFMTGSLLGSLIYSLLSDRFGRKVVYLWCLLQLGIVDTAAAFAPTFLIYCILRFWAGLSVMTIMINAFCLMSEWTTSKRKSVGIVLMMSSYSIGQMFLGGLAFAIRSWHTLHLAMSVPLLILLLPSRKLVESFRWLIVTNQLEKGVKELRRVAHINGKKNAEETLTIEFVKSTIQKELDAVQVKPSIFQLFHAPKVIMRTCCLCLFRFSHAVSFYGLILNLQHLGSNIFLFQVLFGAITLTARFVSLWTLKYMGRRTNQTLFSFLAGVSILVNTFLPQEMQTLRVSLATLGVGSVSAAGTGFTLHQIELLPTVFRSTLAGIVSGFQRTGAILAPLLMTLLGYSLHLPWIIYGVIILFAGLVILPLPETRNQPLVNTLQDVENNTKYSRKVKQEDTSTKVTQF, encoded by the exons ATGTCTTTTGATGAGCTCCTGGATCAAGCTGGAGGCCTGGGGAGATTCCAAATATTTCAGCTAGTTCTCTTTTGTGTCATCAACATCCTAACATACCCACATATTGTACTGGAGAACTTCACTGCTGCAATTCCTGATCATCGCTGCTGGGTCCAGATTCTGGACAATGACACTGTCTCTGGTAATGTCACCAGAACTCTCAGCCAAGATGCCCTCCTGAGGATCTCCATTCCCCTGGACTCAAACCTAAAACCAGAGAAGTGTCATCGCTTCATCCATCCCCAGTGGCATCTTCTTCACCTGAATGAAACTGTTGCCAACAAAACTGAGCCAGACACAGAGCCCTGTGTGGATGGCTGGGTATATGACAGAAGCTACTTCCCCTCCACCATCATAACTGAG tGGGACCTGGTTTGTGAATCCCAGTCATTAAAATCAGTGGTTCAAACTCTGTTTATGACTGGGTCACTGTTGGGAAGTCTGATATATAGCCTTCTTTCAGACAG GTTTGGGCGGAAGGTGGTCTACCTGTGGTGCTTACTCCAGCTGGGCATCGTTGACACCGCAGCAGCCTTCGCCCCCACCTTCCTCATTTACTGCATATTACGCTTCTGGGCTGGGTTGAGTGTCATGACTATTATGATAAATGCTTTTTGTCTCA TGTCAGAATGGACAACATCCAAAAGGAAGTCTGTGGGAATAGTCCTGATGATGTCTTCCTACAGTATTGGGCAGATGTTCCTTGGAGGACTGGCTTTTGCCATTAGAAGCTGGCACACACTGCATCTGGCTATGTCTGTACCCTTGCTTATCCTCCTCTTGCCTTCCAG GAAGCTGGTGGAGTCCTTCCGGTGGCTGATTGTCACAAATCAGCTAGAAAAGGGTGTAAAGGAACTTAGAAGAGTTGCAcacataaatggaaaaaagaatgcTGAAGAGACCCTGACCATAGAG tTTGTGAAATCCACCATACAGAAGGAGTTGGATGCAGTCCAGGTCAAACCATCTATTTTTCAATTGTTCCATGCACCCAAAGTGATTATGAGAACCTGCTGCTTGTGCCTTTTCAG ATTTTCACATGCTGTATCCTTTTATGGCCTCATCCTCAACCTGCAGCACCTGGGGAGCAATATCTTCCTGTTCCAGGTTCTCTTTGGAGCCATCACGCTCACAGCCAGATTTGTTTCCCTTTGGACTCTGAAATACATGGGTCGACGGACAAACCAGACACTGTTCTCATTCCTGGCCGGAGTCTCCATTCTGGTAAACACATTTTTGCCTCAAG AAATGCAGACTCTGCGCGTGTCTTTAGCAACCTTGGGAGTTGGATCTGTTTCTGCTGCCGGCACTGGTTTTACTCTCCACCAAATTGAGCTCCTCCCCACTGTATTCAG GTCCACACTTGCAGGCATTGTTTCAGGATTCCAGAGAACAGGGGCAATACTGGCTCCTCTCCTGATGACCTTACTGGGGTATTCTCTCCATCTGCCCTGGATCATCTATGGAGTCATCATCCTCTTTGCTGGCCTTGTTATCTTGCCCCTTCCAGAAACCAGGAATCAGCCTCTTGTTAACACCCTCCAGGATGTGGAAAATAA cacaaaatattcaagaaaagtaaagcaggaagaTACTTCCACAAAAGTAACACAGTTTTAA